The following is a genomic window from Akkermansiaceae bacterium.
GCGGGGCGTAGTAGTGTAGGTTGACAAAGAAGGGGCCGTCTTTGTGCCGCTTGATAAAATCAATCGCGTCGTCTGTGAGACGGTCGGTCAGCCAGCTGTCACCGGGTTTGTCTTTGATAAACGGGTTCTTGAACGGAGCCACATAGCCGCCGCCCGGTGCGTTGTAGCCTTTCGCGTAGCCGCGCGACGGGTCCCCCCACCAAGTGCCACCGACGTTTTCATGGAAACCACGACCCGTGGGATAATACTTCTGGATCGCCGGTGTCCGATGGCTTTCCAGCCAGCTAAAGTCGCCGTTATTCGGCTGGTTCAGCTTTTTCTTAAACGGGAATCCGGTTTCCTGACCGGGGTATGGGCCCACGATATGCCATTTTCCGAGATGGATCAGTTGGTAACCCGCCTCCCTGAGTGGCTGGGCGAAGACGGGATGCTCCTCGCCAACTGTCCACTTGGAAAAGATGTTGTCGTTGCCATTCCCTTTTTCCAGCGCCGGCACGGTATAGCAGCCGGTGCGGAACGATTGTCTTCCCGTCAGGATCGCCGCGCGGGATGGTGAGCATGTGGGATACATGAAGGTGTTTTCGAGCACCAGACTCTCCTTGGCCAGGGCATCCAGATGGGGCGTTTCAAAGTACCTGCTGCCCATGAAACCCACGTCCTGCCATCCCAGGTCATCCGCTAGAATAAAGACTACGTTGGGCTTTCTTCCGTTGCTCTCCGCCGGTGCTGCGCAAACGATGCCCGGTCCACCTAGAATGGTTGCAAGCCAACATCCTGCCAGGAATGAGAAATACCGCTTTGATCGTAGCATTGGTTTCATATCCATCTTACTGATATCCTGTCATTTACACGGTGTGAGTGTCCTCTTCCGTCAAGGACTCCATGTGGTCATGTCTTTTTCCCAGATAAACACCCACCGCGCCCCATAACCCGGCAACAGCCGCGGCGATACAAAGTATGGATGGCACTCCCAGGTTCAGCCAACCGTCACCGAGAAGTGCCAGCACCCAAATCCAGAACACATCCCCACCTCGATAAACGGCGACATCGATAATGGGTTTTGTCTTGAAGCGTGCTTCACGGTCGACCGCCGTAAACAGGATCTCACGCCCCGGGCGGGTGATTGCATAATTACCTGCGCGTCGGACAACCTGCAGGACCAACACCAGCAAGACCGCAGGATTCATACTCAAAAGCAACAGCAAGCCCCCGACAACAAAGGGCACCACGGATAGCGTTGTCGCCATCCCAAAATGCCGCGCAATCCGGTTGGTTGCGAATACCCCGATCAGAATGGTTAGAATATTGGTCGCCAACTCCACACCACCGAGTAACTCACTGCGATCCCCCCGACTGAACTCAACCAACAGATTTTTCTGGGTAAAATACAGAAAGGCACTGATACCAGTAAACAGGAAGATAAACAAAGCAATACCAATGAGGCCTCGATGGGTGATGAATTCCTGGAAGCCTGAAAAGGGATTGTTGCTAAGTGTCGGCGTTGCCGTATCCGAACCCTCTTTTTTCTGAAAGTAGCGGTTGAGCCATGCGATGAGAGGCAGGGTCAACATCAGTACAAACGCAGTAACCAGCAGGATGTTTTCCTCATTCATGCTGTGAGCCAACCAGATCACCAACAACGGGCCGACAATGGCTCCAGCACTCGCCCCGGTATTAATAAAACCGAAGATTCGCTTACTCTCCGATTTGCTATGATGATGGGAAATGAAACTCCAGAAAACCGAGATATGAAACAAACTAAAGACACTGGTCCAGACGTAAAACACTTTTCCTAACATCGACACCGACACCCCGCTCTTATAGGCTGCAAATATTGACAGGAAGCTCAGTGAAAAGAAGACAAACACACCTGGCACCAAGACACGCAACCGAACCCTGGAGGCTAACAGGTTATAGATCGCAACCGCAATCGTTGATACAATAAAGGTGTAGGTCCATTGCCGGGCCAGACTTACATCCCCCCAGTCACTGGGAAGCGCGTCCCTGACTGGCTTCATGATCATGTATGATGCCATCAGCAGGAAAATAAACAGAAAGGAAACGAGCGCCGCCTTCAGTTCATGCTGCCTGATTTGCGTGAGTCGGGTAAGTAGGTGTGCGGTACTCATTGATGAAAAATCCGGTAATTATGGCAAAATCTGGTGTATGTTTCCTTACCAAGGCAACTGTTTGCCGTCGTAATACCAGAATCCACCGTCGTGTTTTTTGGTGAGACTTTCAATCAATTCCTTCACCAGTTTCATGCTTTGGTCAGGGGTAAGCTTGGCACGGTCACCGCCCATGTCGGTTTGGTTGTGCCCGGGGGCGATGGCTACGACGATAGTGTTGCCGAGGGCCTTGTCCACCGACATGATTTTCACCGCGCGGTTGACGGCGGTCTTGCTGATCCGGTAACCGTAGGCTCCGGCACTGCGACTCTGGTTGATGATGCCGGACCGACTGGAAAT
Proteins encoded in this region:
- a CDS encoding sulfatase, which translates into the protein MLRSKRYFSFLAGCWLATILGGPGIVCAAPAESNGRKPNVVFILADDLGWQDVGFMGSRYFETPHLDALAKESLVLENTFMYPTCSPSRAAILTGRQSFRTGCYTVPALEKGNGNDNIFSKWTVGEEHPVFAQPLREAGYQLIHLGKWHIVGPYPGQETGFPFKKKLNQPNNGDFSWLESHRTPAIQKYYPTGRGFHENVGGTWWGDPSRGYAKGYNAPGGGYVAPFKNPFIKDKPGDSWLTDRLTDDAIDFIKRHKDGPFFVNLHYYAPHRPSVARNQELLAHFMKKKGDSSTGQGMGPAKKKKEIAAYATMIKSIDDNVKRILDYLDEAGLRENTVVIFTSDNGFNGLQSRNTRLRGAKGNVYDGGLRVPALVNWPQQVAAGRNNTPVQGLDLFPTFLELAGIRDYTGTLDGTSWLPLMKGEGLKDRAIFWHVASTYKDPPCSIIRKGKWKLIQFLKHGKIELYNTEQDLKESQDLAKSHPEIAKQLENELIAWRRQHKVPLPPSSSLKN
- a CDS encoding MFS transporter; its protein translation is MSTAHLLTRLTQIRQHELKAALVSFLFIFLLMASYMIMKPVRDALPSDWGDVSLARQWTYTFIVSTIAVAIYNLLASRVRLRVLVPGVFVFFSLSFLSIFAAYKSGVSVSMLGKVFYVWTSVFSLFHISVFWSFISHHHSKSESKRIFGFINTGASAGAIVGPLLVIWLAHSMNEENILLVTAFVLMLTLPLIAWLNRYFQKKEGSDTATPTLSNNPFSGFQEFITHRGLIGIALFIFLFTGISAFLYFTQKNLLVEFSRGDRSELLGGVELATNILTILIGVFATNRIARHFGMATTLSVVPFVVGGLLLLLSMNPAVLLVLVLQVVRRAGNYAITRPGREILFTAVDREARFKTKPIIDVAVYRGGDVFWIWVLALLGDGWLNLGVPSILCIAAAVAGLWGAVGVYLGKRHDHMESLTEEDTHTV